CCTTGCGTTTACGGAAATGTTTGGTGGATTTCCCGCAGAATTTTATCAGGCATATGAAGCTTCATTCCCCATGGACTTGGGATATCGCGAGCGCAAGTCACTCTACAACCTTTATCACTATCTCAACCATCTGAATCTGTTTGGATCGAGCTACCTGAACTCCTGTCATGAAATTCTTAACCATCTCGAGCGGCGTTGGAGTTGAGTAAGCTTGTTTTCAACATATCACCTGCTTTCGTCATTGAATTCTGATGCCAACCCAGCCCACTTCATCCCCGTCTGACCAACTGCTCGAATGGTATGACCAGCATCGCCGTTTCCTGCCATGGCGGGAACAGCCGACCCTCTACCGCACGGTTGTTTCGGAATTCATGCTGCAGCAGACGCAGGTTAAATCCATGTTGCCCTACTTTGATCGCTGGATGGCGGTGTTTCCCGATTTTGAAACTCTCAGCCGGGCGGATGAAGGTGCTGTAGTGAAATTATGGGAGGGACTTGGTTATTACCGTCGGGCGCGATCCCTCTGGAAGCTTGCGCAGCAATGGGTAGCTGCTGAACCGAAACCCACCAGTGCTGCGCAGTGGCTTGAATACCCGGGTGTTGGACCCTACATGGCCGCTGCGATTGCGAGCATCGACTTTGGGGAACGAACCGTGGTGGTCGACGGCAATGTGGTTCGGGTGATTGCCCGACTCCGCAAAATCGAAACTCGCTTCCCCAATGCAGCTGCTGCGGTGAAAGCCGTTCGTCCACTAGCACAGGAACTCATCCCCGCAGACCGGCCCGGTGAC
The sequence above is a segment of the Puniceicoccaceae bacterium genome. Coding sequences within it:
- a CDS encoding A/G-specific adenine glycosylase, with the protein product MPTQPTSSPSDQLLEWYDQHRRFLPWREQPTLYRTVVSEFMLQQTQVKSMLPYFDRWMAVFPDFETLSRADEGAVVKLWEGLGYYRRARSLWKLAQQWVAAEPKPTSAAQWLEYPGVGPYMAAAIASIDFGERTVVVDGNVVRVIARLRKIETRFPNAAAAVKAVRPLAQELIPADRPGDFNQALMELGAMVCRPKSPTCLLCPWLSHCESVSSGLAEQLPNIQKTRIKKVTIPRLLVMDFTSGRILLQEGALHGRLDGLYELPVCQSPIPRNWKPIATIRRGISNQQITEPVFQLDPQQWRQHLAHKKTEPEWIPFQNLEQVPLSGPHRKWISGFLASGAGSC